Proteins encoded in a region of the Patescibacteria group bacterium genome:
- a CDS encoding glycosyltransferase family 4 protein, with translation MKIYFIGQKGIPAIYGGVESHVQELATRLAKEGHEVFVYVRNYYTPKDLNEFKGVKLIHLPSIKTKHLDAISHTLLASLDVLRRDADIIHYHAIGPSSLLWIPKLFKKQAKVISTFHSDDRKHKKWGLIARKFLALGAYISVRWPDKTIAVSKYQSKTHGFEFNGELEYIPNGVPTFTQVNPQLITEKWGLQGNDYILAVSRLIKHKGLHYLIRAYSILKNVDKKLVIVGEANYTDNYVQYLKNLAGDNKNIIFTGNQTSQTLAELYSNAYLFVQPSEAEGLSIALLEAMSYGKAVICSDIEPNKEAVSDLALTFRNKSISDLSQKLRYLLNHPEIVNTMGVKLQERALVEYNWDNIAKRTIALYEAARSEEMASKAVQIVEA, from the coding sequence ATGAAAATTTACTTTATCGGACAAAAAGGCATCCCAGCCATCTATGGCGGCGTGGAAAGCCATGTGCAAGAATTAGCAACTCGTTTAGCCAAAGAAGGCCACGAGGTTTTTGTCTATGTCCGAAATTATTATACTCCTAAAGATTTAAACGAATTTAAAGGCGTGAAATTGATTCATTTGCCTAGCATCAAGACTAAGCATTTAGATGCTATTTCTCATACTTTATTGGCTAGTTTGGATGTTTTAAGAAGGGATGCTGATATTATTCATTATCATGCCATTGGCCCTTCAAGTTTGCTGTGGATTCCCAAATTATTCAAAAAGCAGGCTAAAGTCATTTCCACTTTTCATTCTGATGATCGCAAGCATAAAAAGTGGGGTTTAATTGCCCGCAAATTTTTAGCCTTAGGCGCATATATTTCTGTCAGATGGCCTGATAAAACAATTGCTGTTTCTAAATATCAGAGTAAAACTCATGGCTTTGAATTTAATGGCGAATTAGAATATATTCCTAATGGCGTGCCAACCTTTACTCAAGTCAATCCCCAATTAATTACTGAAAAATGGGGATTGCAAGGCAATGACTATATTTTGGCTGTGTCTCGCTTGATTAAGCACAAAGGCTTGCATTATTTGATCAGAGCTTATTCTATTTTGAAAAATGTTGATAAAAAGCTCGTGATTGTTGGTGAGGCAAATTATACTGATAATTATGTGCAATATTTAAAGAATTTAGCTGGGGATAATAAGAATATAATTTTTACCGGCAATCAGACCAGCCAGACTTTGGCTGAATTATATTCTAATGCCTATTTATTTGTGCAGCCATCTGAAGCTGAAGGCTTATCCATTGCTTTACTTGAAGCAATGTCTTATGGCAAGGCTGTGATCTGCAGTGATATTGAACCTAATAAAGAAGCAGTATCTGATCTGGCCTTAACTTTTAGAAATAAAAGCATTAGCGATTTAAGCCAGAAATTAAGATACTTATTGAATCATCCTGAAATAGTGAATACCATGGGCGTTAAATTGCAGGAACGAGCCCTGGTTGAATATAATTGGGATAATATTGCCAAAAGAACCATTGCGCTTTATGAAGCAGCGCGTTCTGAAGAAATGGCAAGCAAAGCAGTCCAAATTGTTGAAGCTTAA
- a CDS encoding type II toxin-antitoxin system HicA family toxin — protein sequence MPKLPSLTPKKLLRVLEKCGFVTDHIAGSHYILFQSASNKRITLPFHCKDLPKGTLHSILKAAGIEITDLKKLK from the coding sequence ATGCCTAAATTGCCATCATTAACTCCAAAGAAACTTTTACGAGTATTGGAAAAATGCGGGTTTGTAACAGACCATATAGCCGGCAGCCACTATATCCTTTTTCAATCCGCTTCAAATAAAAGAATTACATTGCCATTCCATTGTAAAGATTTGCCAAAAGGTACCCTCCACTCTATTTTAAAGGCAGCCGGAATTGAAATAACAGATTTGAAAAAATTAAAATAA
- a CDS encoding RNA polymerase sigma factor, with amino-acid sequence MPTNIFKEKYLLFRAKNKDSEAFARVYDFYVDRIYRFVFFKINRPDEAQDITSEVFLKTWQYIIDGKKINNLNALFYKIARNLVIDHYRKASAQDVSLENIKADAEEIKELADEQINKIDKKIQVEKIEEKLRGLKDDYREIIILRYIEDLSIGQIAEIVEKKKGAVRVILYRALNALKDLMGEADKK; translated from the coding sequence ATGCCTACCAATATCTTTAAAGAAAAATATCTATTATTCCGGGCGAAAAACAAGGATTCAGAAGCATTTGCCCGCGTGTACGATTTTTATGTGGATAGGATCTACCGCTTTGTTTTTTTTAAAATAAATCGGCCAGATGAAGCTCAGGATATTACTTCTGAAGTTTTTTTAAAAACCTGGCAATATATTATTGATGGCAAAAAGATCAATAATTTAAATGCGCTATTTTACAAAATCGCCAGGAATTTAGTAATTGACCATTATCGCAAGGCCAGCGCTCAGGATGTGTCGCTGGAGAATATAAAAGCAGATGCGGAGGAAATAAAAGAACTTGCTGATGAGCAAATAAATAAAATTGATAAAAAGATACAGGTTGAAAAAATAGAAGAAAAATTAAGAGGGTTAAAAGATGATTATCGCGAAATAATAATTTTAAGATATATTGAAGACTTATCAATCGGCCAGATCGCGGAAATAGTGGAAAAGAAAAAAGGCGCGGTGCGGGTTATTTTATATAGGGCGCTGAATGCTTTGAAAGACCTAATGGGTGAAGCTGATAAAAAATAA
- a CDS encoding DUF5667 domain-containing protein, producing MKKRDLLKQINNLKKTIKPDSAWQKANREILLSQIKSQTSAEFSYSHKIMLQNLFLAVYKPVGSMILICSVLFGAWIASVGATKNSQPGDLLYGLKLTAERMQVNLTMNDEKRTNLEIAFAERRLDEIKQTTAKDGSNKNKKNLEVTLKNFQESINNVKSNLAKLEATDKQAALKVADLIDEKTKSYVGILKDQQDQNPQFVASENAEQAISDSKATGNKALSVILEEFEAGNSGLKVDDLRQKINTRIDDLDKNIESAKSDIPLIIENKKIADEAAAAKALADKEAAKKAEEEAAAKVLADKEALAKTELSSDASELSSVQEVANTNTNTSPEPVKEAQPELQNTNSSAEIKQDEQIVSQPEEVLPTIDEIKNKPAEAAALLVRARDYVKSGSVSQAFDLVKQADDIMTLVNKVIKANSVYLEAPEEVKVGEPVDVMTNLRLQ from the coding sequence ATGAAGAAACGCGACCTTCTCAAACAAATTAATAATTTGAAAAAAACAATTAAGCCTGATTCAGCCTGGCAAAAGGCAAATCGGGAGATTTTGCTGTCTCAAATCAAATCCCAGACCAGCGCAGAATTTTCTTATAGCCACAAAATAATGCTGCAGAATTTATTTCTGGCTGTTTATAAGCCGGTTGGCAGCATGATTTTAATTTGCAGCGTTTTATTCGGCGCCTGGATTGCCAGCGTGGGGGCGACTAAAAACAGCCAGCCGGGCGATTTATTATACGGCTTGAAATTAACCGCAGAAAGAATGCAGGTTAATTTGACTATGAATGATGAAAAACGTACTAATTTAGAAATCGCTTTTGCTGAAAGAAGGTTAGATGAAATCAAGCAGACTACTGCCAAAGACGGTTCAAACAAAAACAAGAAGAATCTGGAAGTAACCCTGAAAAATTTTCAGGAAAGCATAAATAATGTCAAAAGCAATCTGGCCAAATTAGAAGCGACTGATAAGCAGGCTGCTTTGAAAGTTGCTGATTTAATTGATGAAAAGACCAAGTCTTATGTCGGGATATTAAAAGATCAACAAGATCAAAATCCGCAATTTGTGGCGAGTGAAAACGCTGAACAGGCTATTTCAGATTCCAAAGCAACAGGCAATAAAGCTTTAAGCGTGATTTTGGAAGAGTTTGAAGCCGGCAATAGCGGCTTGAAAGTTGATGATTTAAGGCAAAAAATTAATACCAGAATTGATGATTTGGATAAAAACATAGAATCAGCCAAAAGTGATATCCCCCTGATTATTGAGAATAAGAAAATAGCTGATGAAGCGGCCGCTGCCAAAGCTCTGGCGGATAAAGAAGCTGCCAAAAAAGCCGAGGAAGAAGCCGCCGCTAAGGTTTTGGCGGATAAAGAAGCCTTGGCGAAAACGGAGCTAAGCTCCGACGCTTCGGAGCTTAGCTCCGTTCAGGAAGTTGCTAATACCAATACTAATACATCACCAGAACCGGTTAAAGAAGCCCAGCCAGAATTACAGAACACTAATAGTTCAGCTGAAATCAAGCAAGATGAGCAAATAGTTAGCCAGCCTGAAGAGGTTTTGCCAACGATTGATGAGATTAAAAATAAGCCTGCAGAAGCCGCAGCCTTATTGGTCAGAGCGCGTGATTATGTAAAAAGCGGTTCTGTGAGCCAGGCTTTTGATCTGGTAAAACAGGCTGATGACATTATGACTTTGGTCAATAAAGTGATTAAGGCAAATAGTGTTTATTTAGAAGCACCGGAAGAAGTGAAGGTAGGTGAACCGGTTGATGTAATGACGAACCTTCGTTTGCAGTAG
- a CDS encoding glycosyltransferase family 4 protein: MAKAQAKKILLLTGIFYPDVFGGSGKLVYYHAKELVRQGFAVTVLTRKYKEEFPSHENLEGIEIYRYESKLNKIWGKSLTDIFVLPKIIKKFCQNTNFDLAMFYDEFQVNAFVKAKVNLPAIYVFLASYAQELALEGLERKTGIKFIDGLIKNIWVKILNKIEINNLKIANKIVVLSEFSKKIILEILPQIDKQKIKIIPGGVDLGLFTAPKDKNFLKTELNLPLNKLVILTVRRLVGRTGVDNLIAAVSQLKKVYPDFVLLIIGSGFLAAKLKTMVAELNLQANVKFLGFIKENDLVKYYQAADLFVLPTLAYEGFGLATLEALACGTPVLGTPVGATPEILSKINKSYILAGNEPEAIFQGINNFIKQKDKPENYNLSQQLRQFVIKNYSWTKSGQSLKEEIATLLGLTF, translated from the coding sequence ATGGCTAAGGCTCAAGCAAAAAAAATTTTATTATTAACCGGGATTTTTTATCCTGATGTTTTTGGCGGCAGCGGCAAACTCGTTTATTATCATGCCAAAGAATTAGTTAGGCAAGGTTTTGCTGTTACGGTTTTAACCAGGAAATATAAAGAAGAATTTCCTAGCCATGAAAATTTAGAGGGTATTGAGATTTATCGCTATGAATCCAAATTAAATAAAATCTGGGGAAAAAGCCTGACTGATATTTTTGTTTTGCCAAAAATTATTAAAAAATTCTGTCAAAATACTAATTTTGATCTGGCTATGTTCTATGATGAATTCCAGGTCAATGCTTTTGTAAAAGCAAAAGTTAATTTACCGGCAATTTACGTTTTTTTGGCCAGTTATGCCCAGGAGCTTGCGCTGGAAGGTTTGGAACGTAAAACAGGCATTAAGTTTATTGATGGCTTAATTAAAAATATTTGGGTAAAAATTTTAAATAAGATTGAAATAAATAATTTAAAAATTGCGAATAAGATCGTAGTCTTAAGCGAGTTTTCTAAAAAAATAATACTAGAGATATTGCCTCAAATTGATAAGCAAAAAATAAAGATTATCCCAGGAGGAGTTGACCTGGGCTTGTTTACCGCGCCTAAAGATAAAAATTTTTTAAAAACAGAATTAAATTTACCTTTAAATAAACTGGTGATTTTAACAGTCAGACGCCTGGTTGGCAGGACAGGAGTGGATAATTTAATTGCCGCAGTTTCGCAATTAAAGAAAGTATATCCAGATTTTGTGCTTTTGATTATTGGCAGCGGATTTTTGGCTGCCAAGCTTAAAACCATGGTTGCAGAATTAAATTTACAGGCTAATGTTAAGTTCTTAGGCTTTATTAAAGAAAATGATCTAGTTAAATATTATCAAGCCGCTGATTTATTTGTTTTGCCTACTTTAGCTTATGAAGGTTTTGGCCTGGCAACATTGGAAGCGCTGGCCTGCGGAACACCTGTTTTGGGCACACCTGTTGGCGCTACGCCTGAAATTCTAAGTAAAATAAACAAATCCTATATTTTAGCTGGCAATGAACCCGAGGCTATTTTTCAGGGAATTAATAATTTTATCAAACAAAAAGACAAACCTGAAAATTATAATTTAAGCCAGCAATTGCGGCAATTTGTAATAAAGAACTATAGCTGGACTAAATCAGGCCAAAGTTTAAAAGAAGAAATTGCTACTTTGCTAGGATTGACATTTTAG
- a CDS encoding helix-turn-helix domain-containing protein: MEPNIIRLSISEAAKLFGIDPKTIRRALKSQELRYIVVRGRYKLNFESLLKWSQKKPTVRNKTNQKGIGQYVDKWKINNKHYSPNPQIIKSDRP; this comes from the coding sequence ATGGAACCAAATATAATCCGCCTTTCAATATCTGAGGCTGCCAAACTCTTTGGCATTGATCCAAAAACAATCAGGCGCGCGCTTAAAAGCCAGGAATTGCGCTATATTGTCGTACGTGGACGTTATAAGCTTAACTTTGAGAGCTTGCTCAAATGGTCGCAAAAAAAGCCCACTGTCAGGAATAAAACCAATCAAAAAGGCATTGGCCAATATGTGGATAAATGGAAGATCAATAACAAACATTACAGCCCAAACCCCCAAATCATTAAATCAGATAGACCCTGA
- a CDS encoding type II toxin-antitoxin system HicB family antitoxin — translation MKEKNKLQFNIIFRPEEEGGFTAIVPSLPGCITYGKDLKEAKKMAIDAIYGYIESVKKHKEEIQSDEESFISLIRLPQKHSRLYA, via the coding sequence ATGAAAGAAAAAAATAAATTACAATTTAATATTATTTTTAGGCCTGAAGAAGAAGGTGGATTTACTGCAATAGTTCCGTCTTTGCCAGGTTGTATTACTTACGGCAAAGATTTAAAAGAAGCTAAAAAAATGGCGATTGATGCAATTTATGGCTATATTGAATCAGTAAAAAAACATAAAGAAGAAATACAGTCAGATGAGGAAAGTTTTATTAGTTTAATTAGGCTTCCTCAAAAGCACTCTAGACTTTATGCCTAA
- a CDS encoding four helix bundle protein, protein MDFDLEDRTLKFAKNCLDLCKQLQKDVISLELVKQFVRACCSVGANYREANDTITKKDFLHKIAICRRESKESKYWLELLLHTNPNFKLQIEPLIDESHQLARIFASIGAKKK, encoded by the coding sequence ATGGATTTTGATTTGGAGGATAGGACATTAAAATTTGCGAAAAATTGCCTTGATTTGTGCAAGCAATTGCAGAAGGATGTTATAAGTTTGGAGTTGGTTAAGCAATTTGTGAGAGCGTGCTGTTCAGTCGGGGCAAATTATAGAGAAGCAAATGACACAATAACTAAAAAGGATTTTTTACATAAAATTGCGATTTGTCGTAGGGAGTCTAAAGAAAGTAAGTATTGGTTGGAATTGTTGCTGCACACTAACCCCAATTTTAAACTGCAAATTGAACCTCTGATTGACGAATCCCACCAACTAGCCCGCATCTTTGCCAGCATCGGCGCGAAAAAGAAGTAG
- a CDS encoding glycosyltransferase, whose protein sequence is MINKFFYRKGGSEAYMFDLLELLKKAGHEVVEFSMKDEKNQASKYSDFFIDKIDFNKRQGFLEDLKKAGHLIYSFEAKRKLEALIKKAKPDIAHLHNFSFQLTPSILQTLKKYNIPIVWTMHDYKLICPNYRLFTQGSVCERCKVHKYYNCWKYKCIKNNSGMSFLAMLEMYLHKLILRSYEKIDCFIAPSKFLEAKVLDWGINEAKVKQLYHLLDLEKLNVNPEIGEGLLYFGRLAEEKGLKILLEAMKDLPNIKLKIVGAGPQKQELQNYIAGNNLNNVEIVSHKTGSELYDLIKNARLVVVPSIWYENNPISILEAFAFGKPVIGSNLGGIPELVRENKTGFLFTAGNSRELKNKIAQNYNKAEELKIWGANARQLVASISNPADHLQSLLDLYQKLIKK, encoded by the coding sequence ATGATTAATAAATTTTTTTACAGAAAAGGCGGTTCAGAAGCCTATATGTTTGATTTGCTTGAACTTTTAAAAAAAGCCGGCCACGAAGTTGTTGAATTTTCCATGAAAGATGAGAAAAACCAGGCTTCAAAATACTCTGATTTTTTTATTGATAAAATTGATTTTAACAAAAGGCAGGGTTTTTTAGAGGATTTGAAAAAAGCAGGCCATTTAATTTATTCGTTTGAAGCGAAGAGAAAATTAGAGGCTTTAATAAAAAAAGCCAAGCCAGATATTGCGCATCTGCATAATTTTAGCTTTCAGCTCACACCTTCTATTTTGCAGACTTTGAAAAAATATAACATTCCAATTGTTTGGACAATGCACGATTATAAATTAATTTGCCCTAATTACCGCTTATTTACCCAAGGGTCAGTCTGCGAACGCTGCAAAGTCCATAAATATTACAATTGCTGGAAGTATAAATGCATTAAAAACAATTCAGGCATGAGCTTTTTAGCAATGCTGGAAATGTATTTGCATAAGCTGATTTTAAGAAGTTATGAAAAAATTGATTGTTTTATTGCGCCCAGCAAATTTTTAGAGGCTAAAGTTTTAGATTGGGGGATTAATGAAGCCAAAGTTAAACAGTTATACCACTTGCTTGATCTTGAGAAATTGAACGTTAATCCTGAAATAGGCGAGGGCTTGCTCTATTTTGGCCGTTTAGCTGAAGAAAAAGGCTTAAAGATTTTGCTGGAGGCAATGAAGGACTTGCCAAACATAAAATTAAAAATAGTTGGCGCGGGGCCGCAAAAACAAGAATTACAAAACTATATTGCGGGCAATAATTTAAATAATGTAGAAATAGTCAGCCACAAAACAGGATCTGAGCTTTATGATTTAATTAAAAATGCCAGATTAGTGGTGGTACCTTCAATCTGGTATGAGAATAATCCAATTTCTATTTTAGAAGCCTTTGCTTTTGGCAAGCCGGTGATTGGCTCAAATTTAGGCGGAATCCCGGAATTAGTCAGAGAAAATAAAACCGGCTTTTTATTTACTGCCGGAAATAGCCGTGAATTAAAAAATAAAATTGCCCAAAATTATAATAAGGCTGAAGAATTAAAAATATGGGGCGCTAATGCGCGCCAGCTTGTTGCCTCTATTTCTAATCCCGCAGATCATTTGCAGTCTTTGCTGGATTTATATCAAAAGCTAATAAAAAAATAA